A genomic region of Sphingobium sp. HWE2-09 contains the following coding sequences:
- the panB gene encoding 3-methyl-2-oxobutanoate hydroxymethyltransferase, which yields MSTTFTLDTATSRANPTPAPMKRLTVPAIQRRKFEGKTSEPLVMLTAYTARQAQLLDPHCDMLLVGDSLGQVIYGLPSTLAVTLDMMIAHGAAVVRGSYHSVVLVDMPFGSYESSPQQAFASASRVMAETGCAAVKLEGGEAMAETIAFLSQRGIPVMAHIGLTPQAVNALGGYGARGKSQQEHAKIMADARAVANAGAFAMVLEGVMEDLAIAITDSVDVPVIGIGASAHCDGQVLVTEDMLGMFDRVPRFVKRYENIAETIDGAAARYAAEVRTRSFPTVDQVYRPKI from the coding sequence ATGTCCACGACCTTCACGCTCGACACCGCGACCAGCCGCGCCAATCCCACCCCAGCGCCGATGAAGCGCCTGACCGTGCCCGCCATCCAGCGGCGCAAGTTCGAGGGGAAGACCAGCGAGCCGCTGGTGATGCTGACTGCCTATACCGCGCGGCAGGCGCAGTTGCTCGATCCCCATTGCGACATGCTGCTGGTGGGCGATTCGCTGGGCCAGGTCATTTACGGCCTGCCCTCTACGCTGGCCGTCACGCTCGACATGATGATCGCCCATGGCGCGGCGGTGGTGCGCGGCAGCTATCACAGCGTCGTGCTGGTCGACATGCCGTTCGGCAGCTATGAATCCTCGCCGCAGCAGGCCTTTGCCAGCGCCAGCCGGGTGATGGCGGAAACCGGCTGCGCTGCCGTCAAGCTGGAGGGGGGCGAAGCCATGGCGGAAACGATCGCCTTCCTAAGCCAGCGCGGCATCCCGGTGATGGCACATATCGGCCTGACCCCGCAGGCGGTGAACGCGCTGGGCGGCTATGGCGCGCGCGGCAAAAGCCAGCAGGAGCATGCCAAGATCATGGCCGACGCCCGTGCCGTCGCCAATGCGGGCGCCTTCGCGATGGTGCTGGAGGGGGTGATGGAGGATCTCGCCATCGCCATCACCGACAGCGTGGATGTGCCCGTCATCGGCATCGGCGCGTCGGCCCATTGCGACGGGCAGGTGCTGGTGACCGAAGACATGTTGGGCATGTTCGACCGGGTGCCGCGCTTCGTCAAACGCTATGAAAATATCGCCGAAACCATCGATGGCGCTGCCGCGCGTTACGCCGCTGAAGTACGGACTCGCAGCTTTCCCACCGTCGATCAGGTGTACCGTCCCAAAATTTGA
- a CDS encoding TonB-dependent receptor: MIARFLLLASVAGASFITPSAFAQDAAPAAPQDAEQANVRGDVIVVTARRRQETAQEVPLAISVVRGDSIEATGNFNIVKLQQLAPTLQVYTTNPRNTSVNIRGLGVPFGLTSDGFEQGVGIYVDDVYNSRVAAATFDFLDVAQVEVLRGPQGTLYGKNTTAGAINITTNQPTFDFEGRAELTVGNLNLKQAKAAISGPLSDKIAARVAIASTSRRGTLYNVTSRRWINEQDNLGIRGQLLFKPNDDFSVTLSGDYSKQDPECCGTTFVRVGKTQRALNRQYDALVAAINAANPGRNYATPSTNPYDRLSDLDSNLNAGNKIGGVSAKVKWDVGPGTLTSVTAWRFWDWKPENDRDFTGLSIVAKSQNPSQQDQYSQEFRYNYDSEKIDFVVGLFGFKQRIDTQGTEQQGADASRWSLTGAQASNPSILQGLTASNTQFLKSTSAALFGQLSWKVTDALTIQPGVRLNYDKKSGFYERIVTNGQGQVISCTPTPAAGSVLAAQCGVYQPQISAPSDSAWNFTYDFNVNYKVARDVLAYATYAKSFKTLGINQNGLPLNADNTVNYDAGTVKPEGVHHYEIGLKTQFWDRRATFNLSAFRTDIKNFQATVNGGQFGTVRGYLANAEKVRSQGIEADFKIVASDRFTAYANGAYTDAQYKKFTNAPCPPELSGGTLQPANQAADYSQPGVPGALSPRQCDISGQDLPGVSKWAFSYGAEYNIPVTLLAKEGQVYVGVDGNYRSHWNSNASPSIYTEVKGYALTNFRAGFRGEGFDVFGWVRNAFDVNYIENLQVAPGNTGLIAGQVGDPQTWGGTIKFSF, encoded by the coding sequence ATGATTGCGCGTTTCCTGTTGCTCGCCAGTGTGGCGGGCGCTTCTTTCATCACGCCCAGCGCCTTTGCGCAGGATGCGGCCCCGGCCGCCCCGCAGGATGCCGAACAGGCCAATGTGCGCGGCGACGTGATCGTCGTCACAGCGCGCCGCCGCCAGGAAACCGCCCAGGAAGTGCCGTTGGCGATCTCCGTCGTGCGTGGCGACAGCATCGAGGCGACCGGCAATTTCAACATCGTGAAATTGCAGCAGCTGGCGCCCACGCTTCAGGTCTACACCACCAACCCGCGCAACACGTCGGTCAACATCCGTGGCCTGGGCGTGCCGTTCGGCCTGACCAGTGACGGCTTCGAACAGGGCGTCGGCATTTATGTGGACGACGTCTATAACAGCCGTGTCGCCGCTGCGACCTTCGACTTTCTGGATGTGGCGCAGGTGGAAGTGCTGCGCGGGCCGCAGGGCACGCTCTATGGCAAGAACACGACGGCGGGCGCGATCAACATCACGACCAACCAGCCGACCTTCGATTTCGAAGGGCGCGCGGAACTGACCGTCGGCAACCTGAACCTCAAGCAGGCGAAGGCCGCCATTTCCGGCCCGCTGTCGGACAAGATCGCCGCGCGCGTCGCCATTGCCTCGACTAGCCGTCGCGGCACGCTCTACAATGTGACGAGCCGCCGCTGGATCAACGAGCAGGACAATCTGGGCATTCGTGGGCAGTTGCTGTTCAAGCCCAATGACGATTTCAGCGTCACTTTGTCGGGCGATTACAGCAAGCAGGATCCGGAATGCTGCGGCACGACCTTTGTGCGCGTGGGCAAGACGCAACGTGCGCTCAACCGGCAATATGACGCTCTGGTCGCCGCGATCAATGCCGCCAATCCGGGTCGCAATTATGCGACGCCCAGCACCAATCCCTATGACCGGCTGAGCGACCTGGATTCCAACTTGAACGCGGGCAACAAGATCGGCGGCGTGTCCGCCAAGGTGAAGTGGGATGTCGGCCCCGGCACGCTGACGTCGGTCACCGCCTGGCGCTTCTGGGACTGGAAGCCGGAAAACGACCGCGACTTCACCGGCCTGTCGATCGTCGCCAAGTCGCAGAACCCGTCGCAGCAGGACCAGTATAGCCAGGAATTCCGCTATAATTATGACAGCGAGAAGATCGACTTCGTGGTTGGCCTGTTCGGCTTCAAGCAGCGGATCGACACGCAGGGCACCGAGCAGCAGGGCGCTGACGCCAGCCGCTGGAGCCTGACCGGCGCACAGGCGAGCAATCCCAGCATTCTCCAAGGTCTGACCGCCAGCAACACGCAATTTTTGAAGAGCACCAGCGCCGCTTTGTTCGGCCAGTTGAGCTGGAAAGTGACGGACGCACTGACCATCCAGCCGGGCGTGCGCCTGAATTACGACAAGAAGTCGGGCTTTTACGAACGGATCGTGACCAACGGCCAGGGTCAGGTGATCAGTTGCACGCCCACCCCGGCGGCCGGATCGGTGCTGGCGGCGCAGTGCGGCGTCTATCAGCCCCAGATCAGCGCGCCGTCCGACAGCGCGTGGAACTTCACCTACGACTTCAACGTCAATTATAAGGTCGCACGCGACGTGCTGGCCTATGCCACCTATGCCAAGAGCTTCAAGACGCTGGGCATCAACCAGAACGGCCTGCCGCTCAACGCCGACAATACGGTCAATTACGATGCGGGTACGGTGAAGCCGGAAGGCGTGCATCATTATGAGATCGGCCTGAAGACCCAGTTCTGGGATCGCCGGGCGACCTTCAACCTGTCGGCCTTCCGCACCGACATCAAGAATTTCCAGGCGACGGTGAATGGCGGCCAGTTCGGCACGGTGCGCGGTTACCTGGCGAACGCGGAAAAGGTGCGGTCGCAAGGGATCGAGGCGGACTTCAAGATCGTCGCCAGCGACCGCTTCACCGCTTATGCCAACGGCGCCTATACCGACGCTCAATATAAGAAATTCACCAACGCGCCCTGCCCGCCCGAACTGTCGGGCGGCACGTTGCAGCCCGCCAATCAGGCGGCGGATTATTCGCAGCCCGGCGTGCCGGGTGCGCTCAGCCCGCGCCAGTGCGACATTTCCGGCCAGGATTTGCCTGGCGTGTCGAAATGGGCCTTCTCCTACGGCGCGGAATATAACATTCCGGTCACGCTGCTGGCGAAGGAAGGCCAGGTCTATGTCGGCGTCGATGGCAATTACCGGTCGCATTGGAACAGCAATGCGTCGCCATCCATCTATACCGAGGTGAAGGGCTATGCGCTGACCAACTTCCGCGCGGGCTTCCGCGGCGAAGGCTTCGATGTGTTCGGCTGGGTCCGCAACGCGTTCGACGTGAACTATATCGAAAATCTGCAGGTCGCGCCGGGCAATACCGGCCTGATCGCAGGCCAGGTCGGCGATCCGCAGACCTGGGGCGGCACGATCAAATTCTCCTTCTGA
- a CDS encoding YezD family protein codes for MSEHKPIDLRPIREGQRADIAASIDKVRGVLEALRFGSITLTVHDARVVQIDVTEKTRLTG; via the coding sequence ATGAGCGAACATAAACCGATCGATCTGCGTCCTATTCGGGAAGGCCAGCGCGCCGACATCGCCGCCAGCATCGACAAGGTGCGCGGCGTTTTGGAGGCGCTGCGCTTCGGATCGATCACGCTGACCGTCCATGACGCGCGCGTGGTGCAGATCGACGTGACGGAAAAGACGCGCTTGACGGGCTGA
- a CDS encoding DMT family transporter, whose protein sequence is MGLRLIAVLCLSVMFVTVRVASEHGVHVVESLFYRQLLALPMILIWVALAGGLRTVRTRRIGVHASRMMLGLTGMLLNFLSYILLPPAEAATIGFTMPIFGTILSALILREATGIHRWAAVLVGFLGVLVIVRPDAGHFPMQGVAVAIAAALVTASVSLVLRELGRTEAAGVVVFWFTVLSMIPLGIAMPFVAQAHDALTWGLLLVIGLFGGIAQLCLTAALRWAPVSVVLPMDYTTIIWTTLLGVAIGENWPMATTWAGAALIVASGLYIAWREHVRARRPVVSSAVPPQG, encoded by the coding sequence ATCGGGCTACGCCTGATCGCGGTGCTGTGCCTGTCGGTCATGTTCGTGACCGTGCGGGTGGCCAGCGAACATGGCGTGCATGTCGTCGAATCGCTATTCTACCGACAGTTGCTGGCGCTGCCGATGATCCTGATCTGGGTCGCGTTGGCAGGCGGCCTGCGCACCGTGCGGACTCGGCGGATCGGCGTACATGCCAGCCGCATGATGCTGGGGCTGACGGGGATGCTGCTCAATTTCCTGTCCTACATCCTGTTGCCCCCGGCGGAGGCGGCGACGATCGGTTTCACCATGCCGATCTTCGGTACGATATTGTCGGCGCTGATCCTGCGGGAGGCGACCGGCATCCATCGCTGGGCGGCAGTGCTGGTCGGATTTTTGGGCGTGCTGGTGATCGTGCGGCCGGATGCGGGCCATTTCCCGATGCAGGGCGTCGCGGTCGCCATCGCCGCCGCGCTGGTCACCGCCAGCGTCAGCCTGGTGCTGCGCGAACTGGGCCGGACCGAAGCGGCCGGCGTCGTCGTCTTCTGGTTCACCGTCCTGTCGATGATCCCACTGGGTATCGCCATGCCCTTCGTCGCGCAGGCGCATGATGCGCTGACCTGGGGGTTGCTGCTGGTGATCGGCCTGTTCGGCGGTATCGCGCAACTGTGCCTGACCGCGGCGCTCCGCTGGGCGCCGGTGTCGGTGGTGCTGCCGATGGATTATACGACGATCATCTGGACCACCCTGCTGGGCGTCGCAATCGGCGAGAATTGGCCGATGGCGACGACCTGGGCAGGCGCTGCTCTGATCGTCGCCAGCGGCCTTTATATCGCCTGGCGCGAACATGTCCGCGCCAGGCGTCCGGTCGTCAGTTCAGCAGTTCCGCCTCAAGGCTGA
- a CDS encoding OsmC family protein, giving the protein MKINRSGSAVWTGGLKDGKGAISTQSGALDAYPYGFATRFEGQPGSNPEELIAAAHASCFTMALSLILGEAGLTAEKMETTAVVTLEKQDDGFAVTASKLTLKATIPGTDDATFQDLAGKAKANCPISKLLKADISLEAELLN; this is encoded by the coding sequence ATGAAAATCAATCGCAGCGGTTCGGCCGTCTGGACCGGCGGCCTGAAGGACGGGAAGGGCGCGATTTCGACCCAGAGCGGCGCGCTGGACGCCTATCCCTATGGCTTCGCCACCCGGTTCGAAGGGCAGCCGGGCAGCAATCCGGAAGAACTGATCGCCGCCGCCCATGCCTCCTGCTTCACCATGGCGCTCTCGCTGATCCTGGGCGAAGCGGGGCTGACGGCGGAGAAGATGGAAACGACCGCCGTCGTGACGCTGGAAAAACAGGATGACGGCTTTGCCGTGACCGCCAGCAAGCTGACGCTGAAAGCGACCATCCCCGGCACCGACGACGCGACGTTTCAGGATCTGGCGGGCAAGGCGAAAGCCAATTGCCCGATTTCCAAATTGCTGAAGGCCGATATCAGCCTTGAGGCGGAACTGCTGAACTGA
- a CDS encoding tetratricopeptide repeat protein: MALTPQNSEAFMREVDDAVRQDRLLTFWERYGRWILVAVVVGLVAFGGWLYWQHYSKTQAEAVSEQMDSVLSAASGGAAPDAKELDALTKASQPGYRASALLVQAGVASRKGDTKGAVALYAAMAADTKLDQPYRDLALIRQTALEFESLKPQQVVDRLKPLAIEGAPWFGSAGELVAIAYMKMGKTDLAGPMFAAMAKDVNVPQSIRSRARQMAGLMGIDAVEIPAEASEG; this comes from the coding sequence GTGGCCCTGACGCCGCAAAATAGTGAAGCCTTCATGCGAGAGGTCGATGATGCCGTCCGTCAGGACCGGCTTTTGACCTTCTGGGAACGCTATGGCCGCTGGATTCTGGTGGCCGTGGTCGTCGGCCTGGTCGCCTTTGGCGGTTGGCTCTACTGGCAGCATTATAGCAAGACGCAGGCCGAAGCCGTGTCCGAGCAGATGGACAGCGTGCTGAGCGCGGCATCGGGCGGCGCAGCCCCCGACGCCAAGGAGCTCGACGCACTGACCAAGGCGAGCCAGCCGGGCTATCGCGCATCCGCGCTGCTGGTGCAGGCGGGCGTGGCATCGCGCAAGGGCGATACGAAGGGCGCGGTCGCCCTCTATGCCGCCATGGCCGCCGACACGAAGTTGGACCAGCCCTATCGCGACCTGGCGCTGATCCGCCAGACTGCGCTGGAGTTTGAAAGCCTCAAGCCCCAGCAGGTGGTCGACCGGCTAAAGCCGCTGGCGATCGAGGGCGCGCCATGGTTCGGCAGCGCCGGTGAACTGGTCGCCATCGCCTATATGAAGATGGGCAAGACCGATCTGGCAGGGCCGATGTTCGCAGCGATGGCGAAGGACGTGAACGTCCCGCAATCGATCCGTTCACGCGCGCGTCAGATGGCAGGATTAATGGGAATCGACGCGGTCGAGATTCCGGCCGAGGCGAGCGAAGGATGA
- the der gene encoding ribosome biogenesis GTPase Der, producing MMPTVAIVGRPNVGKSTLFNRLVGKKLALVDDQPGVTRDRREGEAHLLGLDFTIVDTAGYEDEDAQSLPGRMRMQTEAAVENCDVALFMIDARAGITPLDEEIARWLRANDAPVVLVANKAEGKAADDGVMESFSLGLGEPIPFSAEHGQGLADLFQALLPHLEREGDEPHEKEFYEDDESAPLKLAIVGRPNAGKSTLINRLLGENRLLTGPEAGITRDSIAVDWMWTSREGVERPVRLIDTAGMRKRAKVQEKLEKLAVSDGINAVNFAEVVVLMIDSTRGLEAQDLKIADRVLEEGRALVVALNKWDTVEHGSALYQGIKKALDEGLAQVRGVPIMTISGATGKGLDDLIHVAFETRTAWSQRVSTGVLNRWFETALEANPPPAPGGKRIKLRYITQNKTRPPTFVLFGTRLDDLPESYRRYLVNGIRRELGFGAVPVRMTLRSQKNPFATK from the coding sequence ATGATGCCCACAGTAGCCATTGTCGGACGCCCCAATGTGGGCAAGTCCACCCTGTTCAACCGCCTGGTCGGCAAGAAACTGGCGCTGGTCGATGACCAGCCCGGCGTAACCCGCGACCGGCGGGAGGGCGAGGCGCATCTGCTGGGCCTGGACTTCACGATCGTCGATACCGCCGGTTACGAGGATGAGGACGCCCAATCCCTGCCCGGCCGGATGCGGATGCAGACCGAAGCGGCGGTCGAAAATTGCGATGTCGCCCTGTTTATGATCGACGCGCGCGCGGGCATCACCCCGCTGGACGAGGAAATCGCCCGCTGGCTGCGCGCCAATGATGCGCCCGTCGTGCTGGTCGCCAACAAGGCGGAGGGCAAGGCGGCGGACGACGGCGTCATGGAATCCTTCTCGCTGGGCCTGGGCGAACCCATCCCCTTTTCCGCCGAACATGGCCAGGGTCTGGCCGACCTGTTCCAGGCGCTGCTCCCCCATCTGGAGCGCGAGGGCGACGAACCGCATGAAAAGGAATTTTACGAGGATGACGAGAGCGCACCGCTCAAGCTCGCCATCGTCGGCCGCCCCAATGCGGGCAAGTCCACGCTGATCAACCGACTGCTGGGCGAAAACCGCCTGCTGACCGGGCCGGAAGCGGGCATTACCCGCGACAGCATTGCCGTCGATTGGATGTGGACCAGCCGCGAAGGCGTCGAGCGTCCCGTCCGCCTGATCGATACCGCAGGGATGCGCAAGCGCGCCAAGGTGCAGGAAAAGCTGGAAAAGCTGGCCGTGTCCGACGGCATTAATGCGGTCAACTTCGCCGAAGTCGTCGTACTGATGATCGATTCGACCCGCGGGCTGGAAGCCCAGGATCTCAAGATCGCCGACCGGGTGCTGGAGGAAGGACGCGCGCTCGTCGTCGCCCTCAACAAATGGGATACGGTCGAACATGGGTCGGCCCTGTACCAGGGCATCAAGAAGGCGCTGGACGAAGGCCTGGCGCAGGTGCGCGGCGTGCCGATCATGACCATATCCGGGGCGACCGGCAAGGGTCTGGACGACCTGATCCACGTCGCCTTTGAAACGCGCACCGCCTGGTCGCAGCGCGTGTCCACCGGCGTGCTCAACCGCTGGTTCGAAACCGCGCTGGAGGCCAATCCGCCCCCCGCGCCGGGCGGCAAGCGGATCAAGCTGCGCTACATCACGCAGAACAAGACCCGCCCGCCGACCTTCGTGCTGTTCGGTACGCGTCTGGACGATCTGCCCGAAAGCTATCGCCGCTATCTGGTCAACGGCATCCGCCGCGAACTGGGCTTTGGCGCAGTGCCGGTGCGGATGACACTGCGCAGCCAGAAAAACCCGTTCGCGACGAAATAG
- a CDS encoding PRC-barrel domain-containing protein codes for MSDPSMENHGALIASDRVEGTAVYNRQGDHLGKIANFMVDKVSGQVRYAVLSFGGFLGIGNDHYPLPWSMLNYDTEQGGYVIDLDKAVLDNAPHYAGEQRPDYDDGYGRNVYQYYGMIYHW; via the coding sequence ATGTCTGACCCCAGCATGGAAAATCATGGTGCGCTGATCGCGTCCGACCGGGTAGAAGGCACCGCCGTCTATAATCGGCAGGGCGATCATCTGGGCAAGATCGCCAACTTCATGGTGGACAAGGTAAGCGGGCAGGTCCGCTATGCGGTGCTGTCCTTCGGCGGGTTTCTGGGCATCGGCAATGACCATTATCCGCTGCCCTGGTCGATGCTAAACTACGACACCGAACAAGGCGGCTATGTCATCGACCTCGACAAGGCAGTGCTGGACAATGCGCCCCATTATGCGGGCGAACAACGGCCCGACTATGACGATGGCTATGGCCGCAACGTGTACCAATATTATGGGATGATCTATCACTGGTAA
- a CDS encoding sulfurtransferase TusA family protein, translated as MADDPVAVNARGMQCPWPALRAARALREADAIVIEADDPIAASELAALAQAQGWTFAALGDHRFALSRPA; from the coding sequence ATGGCGGACGATCCCGTCGCCGTGAACGCCAGGGGCATGCAATGTCCCTGGCCCGCGCTGCGCGCCGCGCGCGCGCTGCGTGAAGCGGACGCCATCGTGATCGAGGCCGACGATCCGATCGCCGCGAGCGAACTGGCGGCGCTGGCACAGGCGCAGGGCTGGACCTTCGCGGCGTTGGGCGACCATCGGTTCGCCTTGTCACGCCCGGCCTGA
- a CDS encoding outer membrane protein assembly factor BamB family protein, whose amino-acid sequence MIERMGMTSMKAFAPIGRTVTMAALIALVAGCGVIGGKKGGPKTPVVGNRVSILNSEQGVEIEPSLADVPVTLPAPYVNDSWTQPGGDPSKAMGHVSLGGSPTQVWTASIEGSSPQARLAASPVVAGGKLFVTDAGAHVIAFDAASGAKLWQTNLPSEGKGNGRTLFGGGVSVLGDRVFASTGLGDVFALNVADGAIVWKKHLSGPLRGAPTLENGHVYVMGQDNQIFALNQTDGETQWTDSGTLQVTGIFGVAAPAAAQGTVVAGYSSGEISAYRYENGRSLWGDALSRTSISTAVASLTDIDADPVIDRGRVFAIGQGGRMASYELTSGQRLWEINIAGISTPAVVGEWVFAVTSDARLLCVARATGKIRWVSQLRRWQKEKKKDKAIRWTGPVLAGGRLIVVSTRGEMVYVDPTTGSVQSTVDVDRSMSLSPIVANNMLYILADDGKLTAYR is encoded by the coding sequence ATGATCGAGCGGATGGGAATGACGAGCATGAAAGCCTTCGCACCGATAGGCCGGACCGTAACGATGGCCGCACTGATCGCCCTGGTCGCTGGTTGCGGCGTGATCGGCGGCAAGAAGGGCGGCCCCAAGACGCCCGTGGTTGGCAATCGCGTATCGATCCTGAACAGCGAACAGGGGGTCGAAATCGAGCCCAGCCTGGCCGACGTGCCGGTCACCCTGCCCGCCCCTTATGTCAACGACAGCTGGACGCAGCCGGGCGGTGATCCGTCCAAGGCGATGGGCCATGTGTCGCTGGGCGGATCGCCGACGCAGGTGTGGACCGCATCGATCGAGGGCAGTTCGCCCCAAGCGCGGCTGGCCGCCTCGCCGGTCGTCGCGGGCGGCAAGCTGTTCGTGACGGATGCGGGCGCGCATGTCATCGCCTTCGACGCGGCGAGCGGCGCGAAGCTGTGGCAAACCAACCTGCCGTCTGAGGGCAAGGGTAACGGCCGCACGCTGTTCGGCGGCGGCGTGAGCGTTCTTGGCGACCGGGTGTTCGCCAGCACGGGCCTGGGCGACGTGTTCGCGCTCAACGTGGCCGATGGCGCGATCGTGTGGAAGAAGCATCTGTCCGGCCCGCTGCGTGGCGCGCCGACGTTGGAAAACGGCCATGTCTATGTGATGGGCCAGGACAACCAGATTTTCGCGCTGAACCAGACCGATGGCGAAACCCAGTGGACCGACAGCGGCACGTTGCAGGTGACGGGCATTTTCGGCGTCGCCGCCCCCGCCGCCGCGCAGGGCACGGTGGTCGCGGGCTATAGCTCAGGCGAAATCAGCGCCTATCGCTATGAAAATGGCCGCAGCCTGTGGGGCGACGCTTTGTCGCGCACCAGCATTTCGACCGCCGTGGCGTCGCTGACCGATATCGACGCCGACCCGGTGATCGACCGCGGCCGCGTCTTCGCGATCGGCCAGGGCGGCCGCATGGCGTCCTATGAATTGACCAGCGGCCAGCGGCTGTGGGAAATCAACATTGCGGGCATTTCGACCCCCGCCGTGGTGGGCGAATGGGTATTTGCGGTAACCAGCGATGCCCGCCTGCTATGCGTGGCGCGCGCCACCGGCAAGATCCGCTGGGTCAGCCAGTTGCGCCGCTGGCAAAAGGAAAAGAAGAAAGACAAGGCGATCCGCTGGACCGGCCCGGTGCTGGCCGGTGGTCGCCTGATCGTCGTGTCGACGCGTGGCGAGATGGTCTATGTCGATCCCACGACCGGTTCGGTGCAATCGACGGTCGATGTGGATCGCTCCATGTCGCTTTCGCCGATCGTGGCGAACAACATGCTCTATATCCTGGCCGACGACGGAAAGCTGACGGCGTACCGTTAA
- a CDS encoding class I SAM-dependent methyltransferase, with amino-acid sequence MNRLALIAAAVAILPVGAAVAQHAGHNKAAAPIAAAVAAPSRTPANLARDKYRHPAETLTFFGVTPSQTVVEYAPSGGWYSEILAPLLRAKGTFYAVQPTGRGLDAYKSFLTAKPTVYDKVKLVAYPEEVGSIPAGSVDTVLTFRNVHNMVMAGTEAATFKAFFTMLKPGGTLGVVDHRLPEDRDVALEKSSGYLKVSTIRRIAQAAGFEYVGASEVNANPKDTADWAKGVWTLPPVLAQKDVDRDKYLAIGESDRMTLKFRKPLK; translated from the coding sequence ATGAACCGTCTCGCCCTGATCGCTGCTGCCGTCGCCATTCTGCCGGTCGGTGCCGCCGTCGCCCAACATGCCGGCCACAACAAAGCGGCAGCCCCAATCGCCGCCGCCGTCGCCGCCCCCAGCCGCACCCCCGCCAACCTCGCCCGCGACAAATATCGCCATCCTGCCGAGACGCTGACCTTTTTCGGTGTGACACCGAGTCAGACAGTTGTTGAATATGCGCCGAGCGGCGGATGGTATTCGGAAATCTTGGCCCCCCTGCTGCGCGCCAAGGGCACATTCTACGCCGTGCAGCCCACTGGCCGCGGGCTGGACGCGTATAAGAGCTTCCTCACCGCCAAGCCGACCGTCTACGACAAGGTCAAGCTGGTCGCCTATCCCGAAGAGGTCGGCTCCATTCCAGCAGGCAGCGTCGACACGGTGCTGACGTTCCGCAATGTCCATAATATGGTGATGGCGGGAACCGAGGCCGCGACTTTCAAGGCGTTTTTCACCATGCTCAAGCCCGGCGGCACACTGGGCGTGGTCGATCACCGCTTGCCCGAAGACCGCGACGTCGCGCTGGAAAAGAGCAGCGGTTACCTCAAAGTCTCCACCATTCGCCGCATCGCGCAGGCGGCGGGCTTCGAATATGTCGGTGCGTCCGAAGTGAACGCCAATCCCAAGGACACGGCCGACTGGGCCAAGGGCGTATGGACCCTGCCCCCGGTTCTGGCGCAGAAGGATGTGGACCGGGACAAATATCTCGCCATCGGGGAAAGCGACCGGATGACGCTGAAATTCCGCAAGCCACTGAAATAA
- a CDS encoding RBBP9/YdeN family alpha/beta hydrolase, which translates to MERFGFSGDTRQPVVLTIPGLNNSGPGHWQTLWEDTRGDCERVDLGSWASPNRNAWVTRLDSAIREANAPVILAAHSLGCMAVAWWGALQSQAYGWPVTGALLVAPPDCDRMETPETIGGFGPTPRAQLPFPSIIVASRDDPYIFFERAHSVGKYWGSQFVDAGYAGHINADSGLGDWQFGQTLLERLIDNAQEQASAMRQMRPALPMAQQDRQIGAPALYP; encoded by the coding sequence ATGGAGCGATTCGGTTTTTCGGGTGACACGCGCCAGCCGGTCGTTTTGACCATCCCCGGCCTCAACAATAGCGGGCCGGGCCACTGGCAGACATTATGGGAAGACACGCGCGGCGATTGCGAAAGAGTCGATCTGGGCAGTTGGGCCAGCCCCAATCGCAACGCCTGGGTCACGCGGCTGGACAGTGCGATCCGCGAAGCCAATGCGCCCGTCATCCTGGCGGCGCACAGTCTGGGTTGCATGGCCGTCGCCTGGTGGGGGGCATTGCAGAGCCAAGCCTATGGCTGGCCGGTGACCGGCGCGCTGCTGGTGGCGCCACCCGATTGCGACCGGATGGAAACGCCCGAGACGATCGGCGGCTTTGGTCCCACGCCGCGCGCGCAACTGCCCTTCCCCTCGATCATCGTCGCCAGCCGCGACGATCCCTATATCTTCTTCGAACGCGCCCATAGCGTCGGCAAATATTGGGGCAGCCAGTTCGTCGATGCGGGCTATGCCGGGCATATCAACGCGGATTCAGGCCTTGGCGATTGGCAGTTCGGCCAGACGCTGCTGGAACGACTGATCGACAATGCGCAGGAACAGGCGTCGGCCATGCGCCAGATGCGCCCGGCCCTCCCCATGGCGCAGCAGGACCGCCAGATCGGCGCCCCCGCACTTTATCCTTGA